The following proteins are encoded in a genomic region of Nitratireductor sp. GISD-1A_MAKvit:
- a CDS encoding amino acid ABC transporter permease: protein MATPQSTVEGAAPRVSLLYDPRVRGIAYQVVVFVGLVALIYWIIGNTTENLQRANIASGFGFLEGRAGFDIGDTLVEFSSDSTYGRALFVGFLNTLRVAIIGILTATILGFIVGIGRLSKNWLINRICLVYVEVFRNIPPLLVIFFWYFGVLSVLPSPRDSIDLPLGSYLNSRGFYFPRFLWEEGAWLVLAGLVIGIVFTFFVRRWALKRQMATGEPFPVFWTGVGLIVGLPLLAFLLTGLPLSFEVPELSTFNLRGGIQVRPEFLALYLALSFYTAAFVAEIVRAGVLGVSHGQSEAAQALGLRSGQAMRLVIIPQALRIIIPPLTSQYLNLTKNSSLAVAIGYPDLVATGGTTLNQTGQAIEVVAIWLVVYLGLSLGTAALMNWYNARMALVER, encoded by the coding sequence ATGGCCACCCCGCAATCAACCGTGGAGGGCGCGGCGCCTCGTGTGTCGCTGCTCTATGATCCGCGCGTTCGAGGAATTGCTTATCAAGTCGTTGTTTTCGTTGGCTTAGTAGCGCTTATCTACTGGATCATTGGCAACACGACCGAAAACCTTCAGCGCGCCAACATTGCTTCCGGATTTGGGTTTCTGGAGGGACGTGCCGGTTTCGACATTGGCGATACGCTGGTCGAATTCTCGTCTGATTCCACCTATGGAAGAGCACTTTTCGTCGGATTTCTGAACACGCTGCGCGTGGCGATTATCGGTATTCTGACGGCAACGATCCTTGGGTTCATCGTCGGTATCGGGCGCCTGTCGAAGAACTGGCTGATCAACCGCATCTGCCTTGTCTATGTGGAAGTGTTCCGCAACATTCCGCCGCTTCTCGTCATCTTCTTCTGGTATTTCGGTGTTCTTTCCGTGTTGCCTTCGCCACGCGACAGCATCGATCTCCCGCTCGGCTCATATCTGAACAGCCGCGGCTTCTATTTCCCGCGTTTCCTTTGGGAGGAGGGGGCATGGCTGGTGCTGGCCGGCCTGGTGATCGGCATCGTCTTCACCTTCTTTGTGCGTCGCTGGGCGCTGAAGCGCCAGATGGCCACGGGTGAACCGTTCCCGGTGTTCTGGACCGGTGTCGGCCTGATTGTCGGGCTGCCGCTTCTGGCGTTTCTCCTGACCGGGTTACCGTTGAGTTTTGAGGTTCCGGAACTGTCGACCTTCAACCTGCGGGGCGGCATTCAGGTCCGGCCGGAATTCCTGGCGCTCTATCTGGCACTCTCCTTCTATACGGCCGCCTTCGTTGCGGAAATCGTGCGTGCCGGCGTTCTGGGCGTGAGCCACGGGCAGAGCGAGGCGGCGCAGGCACTCGGGCTGCGATCCGGGCAGGCCATGCGGCTGGTGATCATTCCGCAGGCGCTGCGGATCATCATTCCACCGTTGACGAGCCAGTATCTCAACCTGACGAAGAACTCTTCGCTGGCGGTGGCGATCGGCTATCCGGACCTGGTGGCAACGGGTGGAACCACGCTTAACCAGACCGGACAGGCGATCGAGGTCGTCGCGATCTGGCTCGTCGTCTATCTGGGGCTGAGCCTTGGCACGGCGGCGCTGATGAACTGGTACAATGCGCGCATGGCGCTGGTGGAGCGATAA
- a CDS encoding cystathionine beta-lyase: MNEKTKTKVGDNTRLAHIGNDPHAFHGFVNPPVVHASTVLFPDAHTMATRNQKYTYGTRGTPTTDALASAMNELEGSAGTILVPSGLAAVTVPLLAFLSAGDHVLIVDSVYHPTRHFADTMLARLGVEVTYYDPLAGAGIAAVMQPNTKVVLTEAPGSGTFEMQDIPAIVEVAHHGGAVVMMDNTWATPLYFRPLDHGVDISIQAATKYPAGHSDVLLGTVSANEACWERLLDAHGALGVCAAPDDVYQVLRGLRTMGVRLERHQHSALTLARWLEGEKGVARVLHPGLESHPGHALWKRDFSGASGLFSIVLDGGREKEAHAFLDALQHFGLGYSWGGYESLAVHVQLNDRTVAHAPKEGPVIRLQIGLEDVADLQADLERALCAAAKA, encoded by the coding sequence ATGAACGAGAAGACTAAGACTAAAGTCGGAGACAACACGCGGCTTGCACATATCGGCAACGATCCGCACGCGTTTCACGGTTTCGTCAACCCGCCCGTGGTTCACGCGTCAACCGTGTTGTTTCCCGATGCCCACACGATGGCCACACGAAACCAGAAATACACCTATGGCACACGCGGCACGCCAACAACCGATGCACTCGCTTCTGCGATGAACGAGCTGGAGGGTTCGGCAGGCACGATCCTCGTGCCATCCGGTCTGGCGGCCGTCACCGTGCCGCTGCTTGCGTTTCTTTCTGCCGGCGACCACGTCCTCATTGTCGACTCGGTCTACCATCCGACACGTCATTTCGCCGATACGATGCTGGCCCGCCTCGGGGTGGAGGTCACCTATTACGACCCGCTGGCCGGTGCGGGCATCGCGGCCGTGATGCAACCCAACACCAAAGTGGTCCTTACAGAAGCACCCGGTTCCGGCACGTTCGAGATGCAGGACATTCCCGCCATCGTCGAGGTGGCGCATCACGGTGGCGCAGTCGTGATGATGGACAACACCTGGGCTACGCCGCTTTATTTCCGCCCGCTCGACCACGGAGTGGACATCTCCATTCAGGCTGCCACCAAATACCCGGCCGGCCATTCGGATGTTCTACTTGGCACCGTCTCGGCCAATGAAGCGTGCTGGGAGCGTCTGCTTGACGCCCACGGCGCGCTTGGGGTCTGCGCAGCCCCTGACGATGTCTACCAGGTGCTTCGGGGTCTGCGCACCATGGGGGTCCGCCTTGAGCGGCACCAGCACAGCGCCTTGACGCTGGCGCGCTGGCTCGAAGGCGAGAAGGGTGTCGCAAGAGTGCTCCATCCCGGGCTCGAATCGCATCCCGGACACGCTTTGTGGAAACGCGACTTCTCCGGTGCCAGCGGCCTCTTCTCCATTGTTCTCGATGGTGGTCGAGAAAAGGAAGCGCACGCATTTCTGGATGCACTTCAGCATTTCGGCCTGGGCTATTCCTGGGGTGGTTATGAAAGCCTTGCAGTCCATGTCCAGCTGAACGACCGCACCGTTGCACATGCTCCGAAGGAAGGTCCCGTCATTCGCCTGCAGATCGGTCTTGAAGACGTGGCAGACCTGCAGGCAGATCTCGAACGGGCACTTTGCGCGGCTGCAAAAGCCTGA
- a CDS encoding tetratricopeptide repeat protein has translation MADRPARRATAPSIALLLAAFLCAPAFAQSFEDGRAAAQQGDPATAIAIWTPLAEAGDPEAQYWLAESFWGGWWGVPENLERRAFWHMQAAEQAHAPSYVQLGRMYELGHHFAQDDRAAAEWYARAAEAGNADGQYALGHFYYEGRGVPRDFGRAYGLWRQAAAQGHEGAQADLCAEIADFCKDE, from the coding sequence ATGGCTGACCGTCCCGCCCGGCGCGCAACCGCGCCATCCATTGCCCTGTTGCTAGCGGCATTCCTCTGCGCCCCCGCCTTCGCCCAGAGCTTCGAGGACGGTCGCGCCGCCGCGCAACAGGGCGATCCAGCCACGGCCATCGCGATCTGGACGCCATTGGCCGAGGCAGGCGATCCGGAAGCGCAATACTGGCTGGCGGAGTCCTTCTGGGGCGGATGGTGGGGCGTGCCCGAAAATCTCGAGCGAAGGGCGTTCTGGCATATGCAGGCAGCCGAGCAAGCTCATGCCCCGTCCTACGTGCAGTTGGGCCGGATGTACGAATTGGGGCATCACTTCGCGCAGGACGATCGGGCGGCCGCTGAGTGGTATGCCCGCGCCGCCGAAGCGGGAAACGCTGACGGACAATACGCCCTTGGTCATTTTTATTATGAGGGCCGCGGGGTGCCCCGCGATTTCGGCCGGGCCTACGGCCTCTGGCGGCAGGCAGCCGCCCAGGGACACGAAGGCGCGCAAGCCGACCTGTGCGCGGAGATCGCCGACTTCTGCAAGGACGAGTGA
- a CDS encoding amino acid ABC transporter permease: protein MQEHDLSFVRAEMVANQKPPVSDHGPVSWLRKNLFANMADTVFTIIGIALIVMIVPPLVQWAFINAQWTGADRTVCATVVQGGMQPEGWSGACWAFVNAKFQQFMFGRYPIDERWRVYLTGFLFVALLAPLLIPSVPRKGLNAILLFVVFPIIGFFLLSGGVLGLKPVPTPLWGGLLVTLVLAYVGIAVSFPLGILLALGRRSHMPVVKLVCVVFIETIRGVPLITILFMASVMLPLFLPPGTSFDKLLRALVGVALFASAYMAEVIRGGLQAIPKGQYEGADALGLSFWKKMNLVVLPQAIKLVIPGIVNTFIGLFKDTSLVYIIGMFDLLGAVRQNFADANWASPQTPMTGLVFAGFVFWLFCFGMSRYSIFMERRLDTGHKR from the coding sequence ATGCAAGAACACGATCTTTCCTTCGTCCGCGCCGAAATGGTGGCCAATCAGAAGCCACCAGTCTCAGACCACGGGCCTGTTTCGTGGTTACGCAAAAACCTGTTTGCCAACATGGCCGACACGGTCTTCACCATTATCGGTATTGCGCTGATCGTGATGATCGTGCCGCCGCTGGTCCAGTGGGCGTTCATCAACGCACAGTGGACCGGCGCGGACCGTACCGTCTGCGCCACGGTGGTGCAGGGGGGCATGCAGCCGGAAGGCTGGTCGGGCGCCTGCTGGGCCTTCGTCAATGCAAAGTTCCAGCAGTTCATGTTCGGGCGCTATCCGATCGACGAGCGCTGGCGCGTCTATCTGACGGGCTTCCTTTTCGTGGCGCTGCTGGCACCGCTTCTGATCCCCAGCGTTCCTCGCAAGGGGCTGAATGCGATACTGCTTTTCGTGGTCTTCCCGATCATCGGCTTCTTCCTTCTGTCGGGCGGTGTTCTGGGTCTGAAACCGGTGCCGACCCCGCTGTGGGGCGGGCTTCTGGTGACCCTGGTGCTTGCCTATGTCGGTATCGCTGTTTCGTTCCCGCTGGGCATATTGCTGGCACTCGGGCGGCGCTCGCATATGCCGGTGGTCAAGCTTGTCTGCGTCGTCTTCATCGAGACCATTCGCGGCGTGCCACTGATCACGATCCTGTTCATGGCAAGTGTGATGCTGCCGCTGTTCCTGCCGCCGGGCACCTCGTTCGACAAGCTCCTGCGGGCGCTGGTCGGCGTGGCGCTTTTCGCCTCTGCCTATATGGCGGAAGTGATCCGCGGTGGCCTGCAGGCAATCCCGAAGGGCCAGTATGAGGGCGCGGATGCGCTGGGCCTGAGCTTCTGGAAGAAGATGAATCTCGTCGTTCTTCCCCAGGCAATCAAGCTGGTCATTCCAGGCATCGTCAACACGTTCATCGGCCTCTTCAAGGATACGAGCCTCGTCTACATCATCGGCATGTTCGATCTTTTGGGAGCCGTGCGACAGAACTTTGCAGACGCCAACTGGGCATCGCCCCAGACACCGATGACGGGGCTGGTGTTTGCCGGCTTTGTGTTCTGGCTGTTCTGTTTCGGCATGTCGCGCTATTCAATCTTCATGGAACGCCGGCTCGACACCGGTCACAAACGCTAG
- a CDS encoding LysR substrate-binding domain-containing protein produces MNEAALRYLKYVLKTAELGSMRKTAKALAVQESTVSRNIAAIEQRLDLQVFERHNNGVRLTDEGRDWIASVRDHYDGLEEALSRAAQRNRNGEQLHIGLSAPFGRTFLVHLIDRFERRYPQIEVTLQDGSCRKQANAIRRRHLDIAFMCGGCQMRSCQSETIWEEGMAALLPAGHPLAGKDALTWTDFAGERLLVPQGTDGPLLDPCLTQRIAANDRAPRIEQCRACQATVILKVQIGKGFTITGASFASGVNIEGTVWRPIIGPNSTGTIQAVWLDTNPKRAALHLLGIARSMAAKRRRGSM; encoded by the coding sequence ATGAACGAAGCTGCCCTGCGCTATCTGAAATATGTGCTCAAGACCGCGGAACTGGGCAGCATGCGGAAGACAGCCAAGGCATTGGCAGTTCAGGAATCCACTGTAAGCCGAAATATCGCGGCAATTGAACAGCGCCTCGATCTTCAGGTCTTCGAGCGCCATAACAATGGCGTCCGGCTGACAGACGAGGGGCGCGATTGGATCGCAAGCGTCCGCGATCACTATGACGGCCTCGAAGAAGCCCTGAGCAGGGCCGCGCAGCGCAATAGAAACGGGGAGCAACTCCACATCGGGCTTTCCGCGCCGTTCGGCCGGACGTTCCTCGTCCACCTCATCGACCGCTTCGAACGCCGCTATCCGCAGATCGAGGTCACCTTGCAGGACGGCTCCTGCCGCAAGCAGGCCAACGCCATTCGCCGGCGCCATCTCGACATCGCCTTCATGTGCGGCGGCTGTCAGATGCGATCCTGCCAAAGCGAGACGATCTGGGAAGAAGGCATGGCGGCCTTGCTCCCGGCCGGCCACCCGCTTGCCGGAAAGGACGCGCTGACCTGGACCGACTTCGCAGGCGAGCGCCTCCTCGTACCGCAGGGCACCGACGGTCCGTTGCTCGACCCATGCCTGACGCAACGGATCGCGGCAAACGATCGCGCGCCGAGGATCGAACAGTGCCGTGCCTGCCAGGCGACGGTCATCCTCAAGGTGCAGATCGGTAAGGGGTTTACCATCACCGGCGCAAGTTTCGCGAGCGGTGTCAATATTGAAGGGACGGTGTGGCGGCCGATCATCGGCCCGAACAGCACAGGAACCATCCAGGCCGTCTGGCTGGACACCAACCCAAAACGCGCTGCTCTGCATCTTCTCGGCATCGCCAGAAGCATGGCTGCAAAACGCCGGCGAGGTTCGATGTGA
- a CDS encoding amino acid ABC transporter substrate-binding protein, with the protein MRNTVKALLGSAVIAMMSVPASAATLDDVKDEGHVQCGVNTGLIGFSAPDDQGNWKGLDVDFCRAVAAAIFDDPEAVEFSPLSAKDRFTALQSGEVDVLSRNTTWTINRDTALGLNFVGVTYYDGQGFMINAKKLEGIKSVLQLSGAAVCVQAGTTTELNLADYFKANNMDYSPVVFEKFEEVNAAYDSGRCDVYTTDQSGLYAVRLNLTNPDDHIVLPEIISKEPLGPAVRHGDDQWFDVVKWVYYTLINAEELGINQANLEEMMNSENPEVRRLLGTEEGSKLGTDLGLTNDFAVRVIKHVGNYGEIFERNVGANTPLKISRGLNALWTKGGLQYGMPIR; encoded by the coding sequence ATGAGAAATACTGTCAAGGCGTTGCTAGGTTCGGCCGTGATCGCGATGATGTCGGTACCGGCTTCCGCAGCCACGCTGGACGACGTGAAGGACGAAGGCCATGTCCAGTGCGGTGTGAACACCGGCCTGATCGGCTTCAGTGCACCGGACGACCAGGGCAACTGGAAAGGTCTGGACGTCGACTTCTGCCGCGCCGTTGCCGCCGCCATCTTTGACGATCCCGAGGCAGTGGAGTTTAGCCCGCTTTCCGCGAAAGACCGTTTCACGGCGCTTCAGTCGGGCGAGGTGGACGTGCTCTCGCGCAACACCACCTGGACGATCAACCGCGACACCGCGCTTGGCCTCAACTTCGTCGGCGTGACCTACTATGATGGCCAGGGCTTCATGATCAACGCCAAGAAGCTCGAGGGCATCAAGTCCGTGCTGCAGCTTTCAGGCGCTGCGGTCTGCGTGCAGGCCGGCACGACCACGGAGCTGAACCTGGCCGATTACTTCAAGGCAAACAACATGGACTACAGCCCTGTTGTTTTCGAGAAGTTCGAAGAGGTGAACGCCGCCTATGATTCCGGACGCTGCGATGTCTACACGACCGACCAGTCCGGCCTTTATGCGGTTCGCTTAAACCTGACCAATCCGGACGACCACATCGTTCTGCCCGAGATCATTTCCAAGGAACCGCTCGGCCCGGCAGTGCGCCATGGTGACGATCAGTGGTTCGACGTTGTGAAATGGGTCTACTACACCCTCATCAATGCCGAGGAGCTGGGCATCAACCAGGCCAATCTCGAGGAGATGATGAATTCGGAGAATCCCGAGGTTCGGCGCCTTCTTGGCACGGAAGAGGGCTCCAAGCTCGGCACGGATCTGGGTCTGACCAACGACTTCGCCGTGCGTGTGATCAAACATGTGGGCAATTACGGCGAGATCTTTGAGCGCAATGTGGGGGCGAATACCCCGCTGAAAATCTCGCGCGGCCTCAATGCCCTTTGGACAAAGGGTGGCCTTCAGTACGGAATGCCGATCCGCTGA